A single region of the Pseudomonadota bacterium genome encodes:
- the rplQ gene encoding 50S ribosomal protein L17 has translation MRHHNQGRKLGRNSSHRKALFRNMAAALIVHERIDTTQAKAMELRGIVEPLITKAAKAGDTVGKPLDSLSAEDRAKQIHLRRVASRYLPRRYDDGQGEFVDVLHKLFFVLGPRFKDRPGGYTRVTKIGVRRGDAAPLARIEFVSQP, from the coding sequence ATGAGGCACCATAATCAAGGACGCAAGCTGGGCCGCAACTCGAGCCACCGGAAGGCCTTGTTCCGGAACATGGCCGCGGCGCTCATCGTGCACGAGCGGATCGACACGACGCAGGCCAAGGCGATGGAGCTGCGCGGGATCGTGGAGCCGCTGATCACGAAGGCCGCGAAGGCCGGCGACACCGTCGGAAAGCCGCTCGACAGCCTGAGCGCCGAGGATCGCGCGAAGCAGATCCACCTCCGGCGGGTCGCGAGCAGGTACCTCCCGCGAAGGTACGACGACGGCCAGGGCGAGTTCGTGGACGTGCTGCACAAGCTGTTCTTCGTGCTCGGCCCGCGGTTCAAGGATCGCCCGGGCGGCTACACGCGCGTGACCAAGATCGGGGTCCGGCGCGGAGACGCTGCGCCGCTCGCGCGCATCGAGTTCGTATCCCAGCCCTGA
- a CDS encoding DNA-directed RNA polymerase subunit alpha, with protein MYQRNWRELIRPRGLMVDPDSLTEHYGRFSCEPLERGFGITLGNSLRRVLLSSLQGAAITAVKFDDVAHEFTSVPDVVEDVTDILLNLKEVILRLHDAKTYSLRIDIDGPAEVTAKDIQAVSQVEVLNPDHHIATVNEGGRLACLISVSPGRGYVPTERRINDDEPQEIGWIQLDALYSPVRKVNYAVTNARVGQITDYDKLTLEVWTNGTVKPDDGVAYAAKILKEHLNIFINFEEEDESLASDYPEPEQEINENLFRPVDELELSVRSANCLQNAGIKLIGELVQKTEAEMLKTKNFGRKSLKEIRDILTEMDLQLGMKLDNWEQMLARWKKQQGS; from the coding sequence ATGTATCAGCGCAACTGGCGCGAGCTCATTCGTCCCCGCGGTCTGATGGTGGACCCGGACAGCCTTACCGAGCACTACGGGCGGTTCTCCTGCGAGCCGCTGGAGCGTGGGTTCGGCATCACGCTGGGAAACTCGCTCCGCCGTGTGCTGCTGTCGTCCCTCCAGGGCGCGGCGATCACGGCTGTGAAGTTCGATGACGTCGCCCACGAGTTCACGTCCGTCCCGGACGTCGTCGAGGACGTCACCGACATCCTTCTGAACCTGAAAGAGGTGATCCTCCGGCTGCACGATGCGAAGACGTACTCGCTCCGGATCGACATCGACGGCCCGGCGGAGGTCACGGCGAAGGACATCCAGGCCGTGAGCCAGGTCGAGGTGCTCAACCCGGACCACCACATCGCGACGGTGAACGAGGGTGGCCGCCTCGCGTGCCTGATCTCCGTGAGCCCGGGGCGCGGCTACGTCCCGACCGAGCGGCGCATCAACGATGACGAGCCGCAGGAGATCGGGTGGATCCAGCTCGACGCCCTGTACTCGCCGGTGCGCAAGGTGAACTACGCGGTGACCAACGCCCGCGTGGGTCAGATCACCGACTACGACAAGCTGACGCTTGAGGTGTGGACCAACGGCACCGTGAAGCCGGACGACGGAGTCGCCTACGCGGCGAAGATCCTGAAGGAGCACCTCAACATCTTCATCAACTTCGAGGAGGAGGACGAGAGCCTCGCCAGCGACTACCCGGAGCCGGAGCAGGAGATCAACGAGAACCTGTTCCGCCCGGTGGACGAGCTCGAGCTGTCGGTCCGGTCTGCGAACTGCCTGCAGAACGCCGGGATCAAGCTCATCGGCGAGCTCGTACAGAAGACCGAGGCCGAGATGCTCAAGACGAAGAACTTCGGCCGCAAGTCGCTCAAGGAGATCCGCGACATCCTCACCGAGATGGATCTCCAGCTCGGCATGAAGCTCGACAACTGGGAGCAGATGCTCGCCCGCTGGAAGAAGCAGCAGGGGTCATGA
- the rpsD gene encoding 30S ribosomal protein S4, producing the protein MARNTGPVCKQCRREGGKLFLKGERCFSDKCAFDRRPYAPGQHGQRRGKASEYARHLREKQKVRRIYGILENQFATYFKKADQTKGVTGDTLIRMLECRIDNVVYRMGFANTRRAGRQLVRHNHILVNERVNIPSYLLKAGDEITIRERSRKITTITEALDARERHGWDKWLEVDAKGFKGVFKEVPEVAELQLQVQPQLIVEYYSR; encoded by the coding sequence GTGGCACGCAATACTGGCCCGGTTTGCAAGCAGTGTCGCCGCGAGGGCGGCAAGCTGTTCCTCAAGGGAGAGCGGTGTTTCTCCGACAAGTGCGCCTTCGACAGGCGCCCGTACGCCCCGGGGCAGCACGGGCAGCGGCGCGGAAAGGCGTCGGAGTACGCGCGCCACCTGCGCGAAAAGCAGAAGGTGCGCCGGATCTACGGGATCCTCGAGAACCAGTTCGCCACGTACTTCAAGAAGGCGGATCAGACAAAGGGGGTCACCGGCGACACGCTCATCCGCATGCTCGAGTGCCGCATCGATAACGTCGTCTATCGCATGGGTTTCGCGAACACGCGGCGCGCCGGCCGCCAGCTCGTGCGGCACAACCACATCCTCGTGAACGAGCGAGTGAACATCCCGTCGTACCTCCTGAAGGCGGGCGACGAGATCACGATCCGCGAGCGGTCGCGGAAAATCACGACGATAACCGAGGCGCTCGACGCGCGAGAGCGGCACGGCTGGGACAAGTGGCTGGAGGTCGACGCCAAGGGGTTCAAGGGCGTCTTCAAGGAGGTCCCCGAGGTGGCGGAGCTCCAGCTCCAGGTTCAGCCGCAGCTGATCGTCGAGTATTACTCGCGGTAG
- the rpsK gene encoding 30S ribosomal protein S11, producing MAKATRGGKKKVKKNVPVGVVHVKSTFNNTTVTITDPSGATISWATAGTQGFKGSRKSTPFAAQLAAEEAAKKALDSGVRQVSILVKGPGAGRESALRAIQASGLRITVIRDVTPIPHNGCRPSKRRRV from the coding sequence ATGGCTAAAGCGACAAGAGGCGGAAAAAAGAAGGTCAAGAAGAACGTCCCGGTCGGCGTCGTGCACGTCAAGTCGACGTTCAACAACACGACCGTGACGATCACCGACCCATCGGGCGCCACGATCTCGTGGGCGACGGCGGGCACGCAGGGGTTCAAGGGCTCGAGGAAGAGCACCCCGTTCGCCGCGCAGCTCGCGGCCGAGGAGGCCGCCAAGAAGGCGCTCGACTCGGGCGTCCGCCAGGTTTCGATCCTGGTGAAGGGGCCCGGCGCGGGCCGGGAATCGGCGCTCCGCGCGATCCAGGCGTCCGGGCTCAGGATCACGGTGATTCGCGACGTTACACCTATCCCGCACAACGGCTGCAGGCCGTCGAAGCGGCGTCGGGTCTGA
- the rpsM gene encoding 30S ribosomal protein S13, with amino-acid sequence MARIAGVDLPRKKHIRIALTYIFGIGHSSALAICEKAKVDPTRKADDLTESEVMSLRDVINEEYKVEGDLRRETSMNIKRLMDLGCYRGLRHRRGLPCRGQRTHTNARTRKGPRRGAPVRKKK; translated from the coding sequence GTGGCACGTATTGCTGGCGTGGATCTGCCGCGCAAGAAACACATCAGGATCGCGTTGACGTACATCTTCGGGATCGGGCACAGCTCCGCCCTCGCGATCTGCGAGAAGGCGAAGGTCGACCCGACCCGGAAGGCGGATGACCTCACCGAGAGCGAGGTCATGTCGCTGCGCGACGTCATCAACGAGGAGTACAAGGTCGAGGGCGATCTGCGGCGCGAGACGTCGATGAACATCAAGCGCCTCATGGACCTCGGCTGCTACCGCGGGCTCAGGCACCGGCGCGGCCTGCCGTGCCGCGGCCAGAGGACGCATACGAACGCCAGAACCAGAAAAGGCCCGAGGCGCGGGGCGCCCGTCAGGAAGAAGAAGTGA
- the rpmJ gene encoding 50S ribosomal protein L36: MKVKPSVKKICDKCKIVRRRGVVRVICENPRHKQRQG; encoded by the coding sequence ATGAAGGTCAAACCGTCGGTGAAGAAGATTTGCGACAAGTGCAAGATCGTCCGCCGTCGCGGCGTGGTGAGGGTGATTTGCGAGAACCCGCGCCACAAGCAGCGGCAAGGCTAG